One Bythopirellula goksoeyrii genomic window, GGCAATTAAGTTGCGCGAGGTTTCGATTCCAGGAGTTGAGGTGTTTGTCGAGCCCGTGAAAGAGCATCGTTTTGTCGTTGTGCTGCGTGGGTCGGGACTTGGCGGCAACGTGGCGGATACCGATCCACAGGCAACCGGCGTGCCGCCGCTGGCGCCTCGTGCCACGAACCCCGACAGCGAGAAGACGGCCGAAGTTGCTGCTGAGTTTATCAAGCAGGCGAAAGAGATTCTCGCCGGACAGCCGAAGGCAAACTGCTGCACTCTGAGAGGTGTTTCGGCTAAGCCGAATCTTCCCAGCTATGAAGAAGTGTACGGCCTGCGCGCCTGCGCGATTGCCGTCTATCCCATGTACAAAGGTTTGGCTCGTCTGGTGGGGATGGACATCGTCGGCCAGGCCCAAACTCTCGACGAGCAGATGGCCGTACTCGAAGAAAACTGGGCAAAGTACGATTTCTTTTTCATCCACTTTAAATACACCGACAGCACCGGCGAAGATGGTAATTTTGACGCCAAGGTGAAGCGCACCGAAGAAGTCGACGGATGTGTTCCACGAATAATGGCGCTCAAGCCCGATGTATTTATCTGCACTGGAGACCACAGCACACCGAGCATGTTGGCAAGTCACAGTTGGCACCCGGTGCCAACTCTCCTTGTTGCCGAGCATTGCCGTACCGATTCGTGCGAGAGCTTTGGAGAACAAGAATGCCTTCGTGGTGGCCTGGGCCAATTCGAGGCGAAGTATTTGATGCCGCTTGCGCTCTCTAACGCTGGTCGCCTGAACAAATTCGGGGCTTAGCCTAAAGGAGCGATTTGCGCAAGTCGCGCATCAGGTCCAGAGTAGGCTTGCCCTTTTGCTTCGCATCGAACAGCCCGGCATGAGGGAACTCATGGGGCTCCGCATCGGTGAGTTGGTTCCAGAGCACTACCTGCACAGCCGAACGCGCTAGCAACAGCGGAAGCACAGAACCCGCCCAATAGCGTTGGGGGTCTTGATCCGATTGATGCGATCCAGCGGGCATGTTGACTTCAATATTCTTTCTTGCAGCCGGATCGCGACTGCTATCGCTCGCTGTAGAAATACATACCATGAGCGGCAATCCCCACATACTCCACTGATCGAGCAGCTTGCCCCACTCGATGGTAGGCCGATGAAAGCTACCACCCGGATCGTACCCGGCATTGATTTCCAGAGCAAAACCTGAAATCCCCAAGTCGGCCCTCACCAACGCATCTGCATAGTGAGAAGGAGCAAGATCATCACTTTGAACGGCCAGATACTCTCCCCATGGTTGGTCGAACGACACAACGGTTGGAGTACGAGGATCAAGGCGGCGAACCAGATCCAGTGCATTTGCTACCAAGTGCAATCGCTGTTCTTCTTCGAGAGAAAGCATCTTCCCAGTATTAATTCGTGATGCCACGACCCACAAATGCACACGTCCGGCGTACCGAGAAACGACGGCACGGACATGGTCGAGAAGCAACTGCATCAAATTATCGAAGTCTCCATCCCATAGCACCATCCAATCAGGAATACCTCGATCATCCAGTTGCAGCAAAGGTCCCGCCGAGACTTTGAGGCCTGCCTTCTGACACCAAGCGAGTTGGTCGTCTGTCTGTTTCCAATTGCGCTTTCCCTCACTCTGT contains:
- a CDS encoding 2,3-bisphosphoglycerate-independent phosphoglycerate mutase — encoded protein: MDMHQLTRQLQVKNDSKIVLLVADGLGGLPQKPGGQTELETAKTPNLDALAKQGVCGGSIPVKPGISPGSGPGHLGLFGYDPLQYLIGRGALEATGIGFALGENDVAIRANFCTIDSTGNITDRRAGRIPTEESAPLAIKLREVSIPGVEVFVEPVKEHRFVVVLRGSGLGGNVADTDPQATGVPPLAPRATNPDSEKTAEVAAEFIKQAKEILAGQPKANCCTLRGVSAKPNLPSYEEVYGLRACAIAVYPMYKGLARLVGMDIVGQAQTLDEQMAVLEENWAKYDFFFIHFKYTDSTGEDGNFDAKVKRTEEVDGCVPRIMALKPDVFICTGDHSTPSMLASHSWHPVPTLLVAEHCRTDSCESFGEQECLRGGLGQFEAKYLMPLALSNAGRLNKFGA
- a CDS encoding endo-1,4-beta-xylanase gives rise to the protein MGQLRFRLQDPSRIPEGGLERIYVAGAEEIPWATRTRWQDDELVVERSNNESGSLYVPWVVDGQGQCFLATATLMERELPYQLEVELARGLIQRIRNRLFIWQWLGMQTPALLEEQLSDATLLFSRAATNQSNPALAAEKAEAAIDLALRTSEELVAEYSRQATASRLQQTPVSTLMGVNLGPKLPNVEIRRKLVEACNIIQLPISWRAIEQSEGKRNWKQTDDQLAWCQKAGLKVSAGPLLQLDDRGIPDWMVLWDGDFDNLMQLLLDHVRAVVSRYAGRVHLWVVASRINTGKMLSLEEEQRLHLVANALDLVRRLDPRTPTVVSFDQPWGEYLAVQSDDLAPSHYADALVRADLGISGFALEINAGYDPGGSFHRPTIEWGKLLDQWSMWGLPLMVCISTASDSSRDPAARKNIEVNMPAGSHQSDQDPQRYWAGSVLPLLLARSAVQVVLWNQLTDAEPHEFPHAGLFDAKQKGKPTLDLMRDLRKSLL